A region of the Candidatus Omnitrophota bacterium genome:
AGCTGGAGTTCAAGTCATTCCTGAAGGATGTCACGCCCAGGGAGAAGCTTGAATCTACCTATGAACTGATCGACGACGACAAGAAATTCAGGAAGCTGGTCGACGAGCTTAAGGGCCTCAAGGAATTCGCTTTCGATTCCGAGACGACCAGCGAGGATCCGATGCTGGCAGAGCTCGTGGGGATATCGTTCTCATGGAAGATCGGCCGCGCCTGTTATGTTCCTGTAAATCCCGCCGGGAGTAAAGCTGGGGGCGGGACAGGCAAGTATTTCGATGCGAAAGAAGTCCTTGGTGCGCTTAAACCGGTTTTTGAGAAGAGCTCTATAAAGAAGATAGGCCAGAATATCAAGTACGAGTATATAGTGCTGGCGAATTACGGGATAATATTGAAGGGTATCATCTTCGACACCATGGTCGCTTCCTACATTCTGAACCCTTCCAAATTGAACCATAACCTTGAAGACATATCGCTGGAATACCTGAACCACAAGTTGACGACACCCATAGAGGAGTTGATCGGTAAGGGTAAGAATGCCATTACGATGGACAAGGTCGATGTGGATAAGGTGTGCCAATACTGCTGCGAAGACAGCGACGTTACACTTAGGCTAAAGGACATATTGGAGAAGGAGATCTCAAAAAGGTGCCTCGACAGTTTATTCTACGACGTCGAGATCCCGCTCATCGAGGTACTGGCCATCATGGAGATAAACGGCGTCTCGATAGATAAGGGGTACCTTGCCGATCTCTCCGTCGCGATAGAGAGGAAACTGCAGAAGTCCACTAAGTCCATATATGAGATGGCGGGGGAGGAGTTCAATATAAATTCGCCAAAGCAGCTCTCTAAGATATTGTTCGAGAAGATGAAGCTGCCTGTGGTGAAGAGGACAAAGACCGGATTTTCAACCGACGAAGAGGTCCTGACGAAGCTTTCGCTCGAGCACGAACTGCCGGCAATGCTCCTGGAGTTCAGGGAGCTCTCGAAGTTGAAATCGACATACGTAGATTCGCTGCCGAACCTCATCAACCCAAAGACGGCCAAAGTCCATACATCGTTCAACCAGACCGTTACGGCTACAGGCAGGCTTTCGTCGAGCGAGCCCAACCTCCAGAATATTCCGATAAAGACGGAGGAGGGCAGGAAGATACGCAAAGCCTTTATTCCGTCGTCTAAAGAGAACGTGCTTCTTTCTGCCGACTATTCGCAGATCGAACTTAGGATACTGGCGCACCTCTCCGGAGATAAGAACCTGATAAATGCGTTTAAAGAGGGGGAAGATATCCATGCCTTTACCGCGGCGCTCGTGTTCGGGGTGGATGAGAAGGACGTTACGAAAGAGATGCGGAACATGGCAAAGACCGTCAATTTCGGGATAATATACGGGATGAGCCCGTACGGCCTGTCGCAGAGCCTGAAGATAGACGTAGATAAGGCGAAGAACTTCAT
Encoded here:
- the polA gene encoding DNA polymerase I gives rise to the protein MSKKKLFLIDGNSFCYRAHYAVRPLSNSKGQATNAIYGFITMLNKIIKENEPDMIAVAFDLKGPTFRHKKYEEYKIHRKPMPDDLVSQMPYIKRLVEAYNIPIYEAQGYEADDVLATVAKKAEARDIETFIVTGDKDALQLVNPHIKVFSTHKEGLIYDAKKVKEVYGVEPERMIDIMSLMGDATDNIPGVPGIGEKTAVELIVEFGSLDDLLKNVDKVKGEAKKKTLKENEKMAILSRELAVLDSDVPVEIDFKEMESKDPDQVELMELYKELEFKSFLKDVTPREKLESTYELIDDDKKFRKLVDELKGLKEFAFDSETTSEDPMLAELVGISFSWKIGRACYVPVNPAGSKAGGGTGKYFDAKEVLGALKPVFEKSSIKKIGQNIKYEYIVLANYGIILKGIIFDTMVASYILNPSKLNHNLEDISLEYLNHKLTTPIEELIGKGKNAITMDKVDVDKVCQYCCEDSDVTLRLKDILEKEISKRCLDSLFYDVEIPLIEVLAIMEINGVSIDKGYLADLSVAIERKLQKSTKSIYEMAGEEFNINSPKQLSKILFEKMKLPVVKRTKTGFSTDEEVLTKLSLEHELPAMLLEFRELSKLKSTYVDSLPNLINPKTAKVHTSFNQTVTATGRLSSSEPNLQNIPIKTEEGRKIRKAFIPSSKENVLLSADYSQIELRILAHLSGDKNLINAFKEGEDIHAFTAALVFGVDEKDVTKEMRNMAKTVNFGIIYGMSPYGLSQSLKIDVDKAKNFIDAYFERYPDVRQYLEGLIAEAREKGFVTTLLGRQRHIPEINSPDVRIRQFAERTAVNTPIQGSAADIIKVAMIAVNEKLIKEGLGSKMTLQVHDELVLDVPRKEREKAYKILKESMENIITLKVPIEVHIEVGKNWLELEEYK